The nucleotide sequence TGTAGCGCGCAAAACCGCCCCACATGCGCTAAAACCCACTTTTACCGCATGCGCGCGCTTTTACAGCcagtgttggagatgctcttacgtgCACGTGCGTGCATGCCATTCATTTCCTTTTTCCATATTATAATTATTATTAGattgagaaaaataaaaaaaaagtggtCCATTTTCTGGTTGGTTGGAACGAAAAAACAAGAGAACGTCACGCACTGTTGGAATTAACGACGACTTACAGTATCAGTCACCTAATCATACTCCTTTAAATCgggtttgctatttcacatctagatgtgagatattatctcacatctaacTTCCTCATACTTAGGgacaaaataaatccatggagaCTTTAAAAAAAATTAAGGATGAGGGAATTAGATGTGAGAGGGAGTTAGatatgagataatatctcacatctagatgtgacatagacgAACCCCCTTTAAGTATGCTTGTACTCCACGTGTAACTTGTTGCCATAAACTCGTGTCTACTGTTCCGCGTAGAGTATTCCGCGGATCGTTTTGGTCAGCTAGCTTACGAGCGTATTTGCAACTTGCCGGAAGCCAGCGACTCTACAACACGCGTGTTCCGTCGGAAATTAATCGATCGGAACGAAGCTCGATGGTCTCGGCGGAAAGAACTTGTCGAGTCGGAGGGACCTGCGCCAACAAGCGAGATCACAACTCATCGTTCGTCACTTGTTGCCATTGCAGAAAGTACTTGACGTCGGGTCTGGGCCAACAATCTATCCACCTGATCCAATCATCGTCATTATCATATCATAGTTTCACAGAGATAGCATCCGACCGATCGTGCGATGAGCTCTCGCTGCTGTTGGTGGTGTTGATGGCACTGGTGGCGTTGACGACGGCGGCAGAGTACAATGTGGTGGACTACGGCGCGAGGCCCGACGACGGGACGGACTCGGCAGGGGCAATTCTGGCCGCGCGGGATGCGGCATGCAATGACACGGGGCGCTCCGGCTCCCGGCCGGTGCTACGGGTGCCGGCGGGCAGGTTCCTGCTCAGCCAGGCCTACTTCAAGGGGCCATGTCGGAGCCCCGGCGTGGACGTGGCCATTGACAACAACAGCACCGTCTTCGCGCCGTCGGCAGTGGACAACAGGACGTGGATCATGTTCCACCATGCAGACGGCCTGGCGATCCGTGGTGGGACGCTGGACGGGCAGGGGCAGGAGTACTGGGCGTGCAAGAAGGCCGGTAGGTGCACCGCCGGGCAGGGGCCCAGGGTGAGTGATGACATGAACTTTTTGGTTTCTTTTTGCATCGTAATTCGGTTCAGTTTCCTTATGACGGACGTCGGCCATACATACTTGTGTTTGCAGACACTCGACATTAGCCAATCCAAGGGCGTGAGCGTGAAGCAGCTGACACTGCTTGATAGTAAGGAATTCCACATGACCATCTTCGACTGCAGCGGCGTGACCGTCCAAGGCGTCCGGATCATCGCGCCGGCCGACAGCCCTAACACCGACGGCATCCACGCCAGCCACTCCCGCCACGTGAGGATCCTCAACACCACCATCGGCACCGGCGACGACTGCATCTCCTTGGGGCCCGGCACCTGCGACATGCTCATCAGGGACATCAAGTGCGGTCCGGGCCACGGCATCAGGTGCCACCTTCAGTTGCCAGTTCATCATacattttttttgtttgcttgtgattTGTGCAGCGTTTGATAGATAGCATTGATTTTGTGTTTGCGTtggatggacggtggcagcatcgGGAGCCTGGGATGGCAGGACGGTGAGGAGGGAGTGAGAAACGTGACGGTGGACAGGGCGGTGCTGAAGGGCACGACCAACGGCCTCCGGATCAAGATGTGGGCGATGCCCAACTCCGGCTCTGTCACCAACGTCTCCTTCTCGCGGGTCACCATGAACCGCGTGGCCAACCCCATGGTCGTCGACCAGAACTACTGCCCCCGCAAGGTCGACTGCCCGGGCAATGTACGTCTCCTTCCCTACATCTACATGCATGCAACTACACTACACGTGAACGACCCATGGATCGACTATATATATATCATGAGCTGTGCTGTTGTGTGTGCCTGCAGAGCTCGGGGGTGCAGATCAGCGACCTGTCGTACACGGACATCAAGGGCTCGTCGGCGACGCCCGTGGCGGTGAAGTTCAACTGCAGCGGCACCAACCCCTGCAGCGGGATCAAGCTCAGGAACATCAGGCTGAAGTACCGGCACCAGCGGCCGGCGCAGGCCAAGTGCCAAAACGCCGGCGGGTCCACGTCCGGAGAGGTCACACCGCCGAGCTGCTTCTGACGATCGGAGTTCGCCGTCCGGCCGAGAAGCGCGAGATTGAGATTGAGATTTACTTGAGTGAGTCTGATTGGATTTAGTAGGTCAAATGAACGCATTAGAGTCAGCAAATGATACCTTGAGATTGACTTGGGTGAGTCCAATTGGATCTAGCTTGTTGGCCATAGTCGACCGCCAGCCACGCCTGGTTGCAAGGTCGTGGCTTTGGTgatgatattgttggggaacgtaataatttcaaaaaaattcctacgcacacgcaagatcatggtgatgcatagcaacgaaaggggagagtgttgtctacgtagaCCGTTcgcagaagcgttatatcaacgcggttgatgtagtcgtacatcttcacgtccaaccgatccaagtaccgaaagcacggcacctccgagttctgcacacgttcggcttggtgacatcctcgccttctcg is from Triticum aestivum cultivar Chinese Spring chromosome 3A, IWGSC CS RefSeq v2.1, whole genome shotgun sequence and encodes:
- the LOC123059493 gene encoding polygalacturonase-like, whose amino-acid sequence is MVSAERTCRVGGTCANKRDHNSSFVTCCHCRKYLTSGLGQQSIHLIQSSSLSYHSFTEIASDRSCDELSLLLVVLMALVALTTAAEYNVVDYGARPDDGTDSAGAILAARDAACNDTGRSGSRPVLRVPAGRFLLSQAYFKGPCRSPGVDVAIDNNSTVFAPSAVDNRTWIMFHHADGLAIRGGTLDGQGQEYWACKKAGRCTAGQGPRTLDISQSKGVSVKQLTLLDSKEFHMTIFDCSGVTVQGVRIIAPADSPNTDGIHASHSRHVRILNTTIGTGDDCISLGPGTCDMLIRDIKCGPGHGISIGSLGWQDGEEGVRNVTVDRAVLKGTTNGLRIKMWAMPNSGSVTNVSFSRVTMNRVANPMVVDQNYCPRKVDCPGNSSGVQISDLSYTDIKGSSATPVAVKFNCSGTNPCSGIKLRNIRLKYRHQRPAQAKCQNAGGSTSGEVTPPSCF